A single region of the Eleginops maclovinus isolate JMC-PN-2008 ecotype Puerto Natales chromosome 4, JC_Emac_rtc_rv5, whole genome shotgun sequence genome encodes:
- the LOC134863535 gene encoding gap junction delta-2 protein-like produces MTEWTLLKRLLDAVHQHSTMIGRLWLTVMVIFRLLIVAVATEDVYTDEQEMFVCNTLQPGCSTVCYDAFAPISQPRFWVFHIISVSTPSLCFIIYTWHNLSKLPHASQSHGPGPVGYPGQGGPDLGHRGGQEVYDRSCDSDSCSIRSHKHLGHSLADVLEGINVQSLQRGDPNNRGPLSHAQACALREGGAEAQVVSGGVLSKCYIFHVCLRAVLEVGFVVAQWKLFGFQVPVHFLCRSPPCSQAVDCYVSRPTEKTIFLLFMFCVGVFCIILNVLELNHLGWKKIRQVVKLRETGSWGVCPGMKRGYETFPPDSPFLTHSLGFRDVTSTTSLPTLDLVVGHQPDWTCAVNCGRMREAEGVRETRPEPPKRQDSNKGERQPLKSKRVIRESKQKSAEVWI; encoded by the coding sequence ATGACGGAGTGGACCCTGCTCAAACGTCTCCTGGATGCCGTCCACCAGCACTCCACCATGATTGGTCGCCTGTGGCTCACGGTAATGGTCATCTTCCGGCTTCTCATTGTTGCCGTGGCGACGGAGGACGTGTACACTGACGAGCAGGAGATGTTTGTGTGCAACACGCTGCAGCCCGGGTGCTCCACCGTCTGCTACGATGCCTTCGCCCCCATCTCACAGCCACGTTTCTGGGTCTTCCACATCATCAGTGTGTCCACGCCGTCCCTCTGCTTCATCATCTACACCTGGCACAACCTGTCCAAGCTGCCCCACGCCAGCCAGAGCCATGGGCCGGGACCGGTGGGATACCCAGGGCAGGGAGGCCCGGACTTAGGTCACCGCGGCGGACAGGAAGTGTACGACCGGAGCTGCGACTCAGACAGCTGCTCAATCCGCTCCCATAAGCACCTGGGTCACAGCCTGGCTGATGTGCTGGAGGGCATCAACGTCCAGAGCCTTCAGAGGGGGGACCCCAACAACAGGGGGCCCTTGAGCCATGCCCAAGCTTGTGCCCTCAGAGAGGGGGGTGCTGAGGCTCAAGTGGTCTCTGGAGGAGTTCTGTCCAAATGTTACATCTTCCACGTGTGTTTACGGGCTGTTTTGGAGGTGGGCTTTGTCGTGGCCCAGTGGAAGCTGTTTGGCTTCCAGGTGCCTGTCCACTTCCTGTGTAGATCCCCCCCCTGCAGCCAGGCCGTGGACTGTTATGTGTCCAGGCCCACGGAGAAGACCATCTTCTTGCTCTTCATGTTTTGTGTGGGGGTTTTCTGTATCATTCTCAACGTGTTGGAGCTCAACCACCTGGGCTGGAAGAAGATCCGACAGGTCGTGAAGCTGAGAGAGACTGGGTCCTGGGGGGTCTGTCCCGGTATGAAGAGAGGCTATGAAACTTTCCCCCCTGACAGCCCCTTTCTCACACATTCTTTAGGCTTCAGGGACGTGACCAGCACCACCTCTCTGCCCACTTTGGACTTGGTGGTGGGTCACCAGCCTGACTGGACCTGTGCTGTGAACTGTGGCCGGATGAGGGAGGCTGAGGGGGTGAGAGAGACCAGACCGGAACCACCAAAGAGACAGGACTCTAATAAAGGGGAGAGGCAGCCACTGAAGAGCAAGAGGGTGATCAGAGAGTCCAAACAGAAGAGTGCCGAGGTCTGGATCTGA
- the tssc4 gene encoding U5 small nuclear ribonucleoprotein TSSC4, with protein MSDQKNGGDHEDDLDELSASDESEPEGGLSSAPFDPELDDDSDDDGGEVALCAPPAGRLAQSPFSLRGGGSAFSNRSHSIFECLDSVARLASSSSSSSSQNHRPVSDGVFARPLPPPPSRKTSQPAPSSPTPAKKRGVPDYLVHPERWTRYNLEDVTETSEQGNTRAAHNFLSSLQPRKEQQESAGDSATNLQHKMIFSRPSGLKEQPEDPPSAATGRDKEARLRLLEEEEEEEEESRKKDTRLSHLEEEEDEEEEEEEDNVEEKEIAEARRTEQRGGKSEEKDTRAAMGGAEEKKKVQKGVQEGEAVPSFKKTKRKNYRKSSGQEDN; from the coding sequence ATGAGTGATCAGAAAAATGGCGGTGACCACGAGGACGACTTAGACGAGCTGTCTGCCAGTGATGAATCTGAGCCTGAAGGAGGACTCAGCAGTGCTCCGTTTGACCCCGAGCTGGACGATGATAGTGATGATGATGGCGGGGAGGTTGCGCTCTGTGCTCCCCCTGCTGGACGCCTCGCTCAGAGTCCATTCAGTCTGAGAGGAGGGGGCTCTGCGTTCTCCAACCGCAGCCACAGCATCTTTGAATGTCTGGACAGTGTGGCCCGCCTtgcatcctcttcctcctcctcctcctctcagaaCCACCGCCCCGTTTCAGATGGAGTGTTCGCCCGCCCTCTGCCTCCACCTCCCAGCAGGAAGACAAGCCAGCCTGCGCCCAGCTCCCCCACACCAGCGAAGAAGAGAGGAGTCCCCGACTACCTGGTGCACCCCGAGCGTTGGACCCGCTACAACCTGGAGGATGTGACGGAGACCAGCGAGCAGGGCAACACCCGGGCCGCTCACAACTTCCTGTCCAGCCTGCAGCCGaggaaggagcagcaggagagcgCTGGGGACTCCGCCACAAACCTCCAGCACAAGATGATCTTCTCCAGACCCAGCGGGCTGAAGGAACAACCTGAAGATCCACCATCAGCTGCTACAGGCAGAGACAAGGAGGCACGCCTCAGgctcctggaggaggaggaggaggaggaggaggagagccgGAAGAAGGACACACGCCTCAGTCAtttggaagaggaggaggatgaggaggaagaggaagaggaggacaacgtggaagagaaagaaattgCTGAAGCAAGGagaacagagcagagaggaggaaaatctGAGGAAAAAGACACAAGGGCAGCTATGGGGGGggcagaggagaagaagaaggtgcAGAAAGGTGTGCAGGAAGGGGAGGCCGTCCCCTCCTTCAAGAAGACCAAGCGTAAGAACTACAGGAAGAGCTCAGGACAGGAGGACAACTGA